Proteins encoded together in one Schistocerca americana isolate TAMUIC-IGC-003095 chromosome 8, iqSchAmer2.1, whole genome shotgun sequence window:
- the LOC124545410 gene encoding fatty acid-binding protein, muscle-like isoform X2, whose translation MSLEECLGRRYKLVKSENFNEYMKAVGIGFLSRKIGNSVRPAMILTRAGNEYTMISATGIFTTSNTFRLGEEKWVKTEDGRRVIRTCTLEGNTLTWVERGHKLVTYVFEFTTEELKMTIMVDDVVCTRIFEALRGMEVGAYGATPHHIPQVDKK comes from the exons ATGTCTCTGGAAGAATGTCTGGGTCGCAGGTACAAGTTAGTGAAGAGTGAAAACTTCAACGAATACATGAAAGCAGTCG GCATTGGCTTCTTGTCGCGGAAGATCGGCAACAGTGTGCGTCCTGCCATGATCCTGACGAGGGCTGGAAACGAGTACACGATGATATCGGCGACGGGCATCTTCACGACGTCCAACACATTCCGGCTGGGTGAAGAGAAGTGGGTGAAGACCGAGGACGGCCGGCGAGTCATCCGTACCTGTACGCTAGAGGGCAACACTCTTacctgggtggagagggggcaCAAACTCGTCACTTACGTGTTCGAGTTCACTACAGAAGAGCTCAAGATG ACGATTATGGTGGACGACGTTGTTTGCACAAGGATATTTGAAGCCTTACGAGGCATGGAAGTGGGGGCCTACGGTGCCACGCCGCACCACATCCCTCAAGTCGACAAGAAGTGA
- the LOC124545410 gene encoding fatty acid-binding protein, muscle-like isoform X1, with product MSIFPGDLSLSSVFENFLRLFRVVIKALSYRMIVLELGTVRLKWCNICCVVCSIRRYHSLSGIGFLSRKIGNSVRPAMILTRAGNEYTMISATGIFTTSNTFRLGEEKWVKTEDGRRVIRTCTLEGNTLTWVERGHKLVTYVFEFTTEELKMTIMVDDVVCTRIFEALRGMEVGAYGATPHHIPQVDKK from the exons ATGTCAATATTTCCAGGTGACCTCTCTCTTTCATCAGTATTTGAGAACTTCTTAAGGCTGTTTCGTGTTGTTATAAAAGCTTTATCCTATCGTATGATCGTATTGGAACTTGGAACTGTTCGATTAAAATGGTGTAATATCTGCTGTGTTGTGTGTTCGATACGACGATACCATTCTCTTTCAGGCATTGGCTTCTTGTCGCGGAAGATCGGCAACAGTGTGCGTCCTGCCATGATCCTGACGAGGGCTGGAAACGAGTACACGATGATATCGGCGACGGGCATCTTCACGACGTCCAACACATTCCGGCTGGGTGAAGAGAAGTGGGTGAAGACCGAGGACGGCCGGCGAGTCATCCGTACCTGTACGCTAGAGGGCAACACTCTTacctgggtggagagggggcaCAAACTCGTCACTTACGTGTTCGAGTTCACTACAGAAGAGCTCAAGATG ACGATTATGGTGGACGACGTTGTTTGCACAAGGATATTTGAAGCCTTACGAGGCATGGAAGTGGGGGCCTACGGTGCCACGCCGCACCACATCCCTCAAGTCGACAAGAAGTGA